AACAGGTCCGAGGTCGGCAAGTCGGTGCGGGACACCGACGACCTGGTGGTGAGTGTGCTGCGCGGGCACCGGCTGCTCGCGTACGACGACGCGCACGCCAGCCCGCTCCAGCTGACGGACCGCCTCATCACCATCGTCCGGGCGTCACCGCGCAGTTCGCCGCCGCAGACCCTGGGGCCGGCCGAGTAGCGCGGCGCGGCGCGCGCGGGGCCGCCTGTGCCGAGGGGGCCGGTTCGCGTAGCCTCCGGGCCATGCATGCGATCACCATCGAGCAACCCGGCGGCCCCGAGGCCCTCGTCTGGACCGACGCACCCGATCCCGTCGCGAGCGAGGGCGAGGTGCTCGTCGAGGTCGTGGCCAGCGCCGTGAACCGCGCCGACGTCCTCCAGCGCCAGGGCTTCTACGATCCGCCGCCGGGCGCCTCCCGCCACCCCGGCCTGGAGTGCTCCGGGCGCATCACCGCCATCGGCCCGGGCGTGTCCGGCTGGTCGGTGGGCGACGAGGTCTGCGCCCTGCTGGCGGGCGGCGGATACGCGCAGAAGGTGGCCGTGCCGGCCGGCCAGCTGCTGCCGGTCCCGGCCGGCCTGGACCTGGTGACGGCGGCCGCGCTGCCCGAGGTGGTGGCCACGGTGTGGTCCAACGTGTTCATGGTGGCCGGGCTGCGCCCCGGCGAGACGCTGCTCGTGCACGGCGGCTCCAGCGGCATCGGGACCATGGCCATCCAGTTGGCGAAGGCGGTCGGCGCGAAGGTCGCGGTGACGGCGGGCGGGCCCGAGAAGCTGGCCCGCTGCGCGGAGCTGGGCGCGGACGTACTGATCGACTACCGCGAGCAGGACTTCGTGGCGGAGGTACGGGCGGCCACGGACGGGGCCGGGGCGGACGTGATCCTGGACATCATGGGCGCGAAGTACCTGGCCCGGAACCTGGACGCGCTGGCCGTCAACGGCCGTCTCGCGGTGATCGGGCTCCAGGGCGGGGCGAAGGCCGAACTGAACCTCGGGGCGCTGCTGGCCAAGCGGGCGGCGATCACCGCGACCTCGCTGCGGGCGCGGCCGCTGGAGGAGAAGGCGGCCATCATCGCGGCGGTCCGGGAGCACGTGTGGCCGCTGGTCTCGGCCGGCCGCGTCCGACCGGTGGTCCACGCCACCCTCCCCATGTCCCGGGCCGCCGAAGCCCACCGCCTCCTGGAATCCAGCAGCCACGTGGGCAAGATCCTCCTCACCCCCTGACCCCACCGGACCGCGGCCCCGGCCCGGAGCCCCGGTGGGTCCGGGCAGCGCGCGGGGGACGGCGGAAGGGCGCGGGCGGGGAGAGGGCGGGGCGGGGCTCCCGCCCCGCCCGCGCCGGGCTACAGGCTGCGCAGCAGGACCGCCGGGGACTCCACGCAGTCCGCGACGTACCGCAGGAAGCCCCCCGCCGTCCCCCCGTCGCACACCCGGTGGTCGAACGTCAGCGACAGCTGCACCACCTGGCGCACCGCCAGCTCACCCCCGTGCACCCACGGCTTCGGCACGATCCGCCCCACCCCGAGCATGGCCGCCTCGGGGTGGTTGATGATCGGCGTGGAGCCGTCGACGCCGAACACCCCGTAGTTGTTCAGGGTGAACGTCCCACCGGTCAGGTCGGACGGCGTCAGCTTCCCCGCCCGCGCCAGCTCGGTCAGCCGGGCGAACTCCGCCGACAGGGACTCCGGGCTGCGGCCCTGCGCGTCGCGGACCACCGGGACCATCAGGCCCCGTTCGGTCTGCGCGGCGAACCCGAGGTGGACCGCCGGGAGCCGGACGATCTCGCCCGCCGCCAGGTCCACGGTGGAGTTGAGCTCCGGGTACCGCGCGAGCGCCGCCGTGCAGATGCGGGCCAGCAGCGCGAGCACCGAGATCTTGGGGCCGCCCACCGCGTTCATCGCGGTGCGGGCGGCCATCAGCTCGGTTGCGTCGGCGTCCACCCAGCACGTCGCGTCCGGGATCTCGCGCCGGCTGCGCGAGAGCTTCTCCGCGACCACCGCGCGCAGCCCCTTCAGCGCGACCCGCTCGCCCTGGGGCGCCGCCCCGGTCGAGCCCGCCGCCGCAGCCGCCGCAGCCGTCACCGCAGCCGCCACGACCGGCGGGGCCTGGAGCGCCGCCTCGACGTCCGCCCGCAGGATCAGCCCCTCGCGGCCCGAGCCGCGCAGCGTGCGCAGGTCCACCCCGTGGTCCCGGGCCAGCTTCCGCACGATCGGCGAGACCACCGCCACGGGGCCGGACACCGCGACCGGAACGGTGACCGCGGCCGCCACCGGCGCGGCCGCGACCGATCCCGCCCCCGCCCCGGCGGTGGCGGGTCGCACCCGCCGCCGTCGGGCCGGGCGGGAGTGGTCGGTGCCGTAGCCCACCAGCACGTTGCCCGATCCGCCGGACTCCGGCTCGGCCTCGGCCCCCGTACCGGA
Above is a window of Streptomyces subrutilus DNA encoding:
- a CDS encoding NAD(P)H-quinone oxidoreductase, giving the protein MHAITIEQPGGPEALVWTDAPDPVASEGEVLVEVVASAVNRADVLQRQGFYDPPPGASRHPGLECSGRITAIGPGVSGWSVGDEVCALLAGGGYAQKVAVPAGQLLPVPAGLDLVTAAALPEVVATVWSNVFMVAGLRPGETLLVHGGSSGIGTMAIQLAKAVGAKVAVTAGGPEKLARCAELGADVLIDYREQDFVAEVRAATDGAGADVILDIMGAKYLARNLDALAVNGRLAVIGLQGGAKAELNLGALLAKRAAITATSLRARPLEEKAAIIAAVREHVWPLVSAGRVRPVVHATLPMSRAAEAHRLLESSSHVGKILLTP
- a CDS encoding dihydrolipoamide acetyltransferase family protein, with the protein product MPQVMEFKLPDLGEGLTEAEIVRWLVAVGDVVAIDQPVVEVETAKAMVEVPCPYGGVVTARFGAEGEELPVGAPLITVAVGAAAGTGAAAPAGPAAGPASGTGAEAEPESGGSGNVLVGYGTDHSRPARRRRVRPATAGAGAGSVAAAPVAAAVTVPVAVSGPVAVVSPIVRKLARDHGVDLRTLRGSGREGLILRADVEAALQAPPVVAAAVTAAAAAAAGSTGAAPQGERVALKGLRAVVAEKLSRSRREIPDATCWVDADATELMAARTAMNAVGGPKISVLALLARICTAALARYPELNSTVDLAAGEIVRLPAVHLGFAAQTERGLMVPVVRDAQGRSPESLSAEFARLTELARAGKLTPSDLTGGTFTLNNYGVFGVDGSTPIINHPEAAMLGVGRIVPKPWVHGGELAVRQVVQLSLTFDHRVCDGGTAGGFLRYVADCVESPAVLLRSL